The Lagenorhynchus albirostris chromosome 6, mLagAlb1.1, whole genome shotgun sequence genome includes a window with the following:
- the KCNJ13 gene encoding inward rectifier potassium channel 13 — MDGSNCKVIAPLLTQRYRRMVTKDGHSTLQMDGAQRGLAYLRDAWGILMDMRWRWMMLVFSASFVIHWLVFAVLWYVLAEMNGDLELDHDAPPENHTICVKYITSFTAAFSFSLETQLTIGYGTMFPSGDCPSAIALLAIQMLLGLMLEAFITGAFVAKIARPKNRAFSIRFTDLAVVAHVDGKPNLIFQVANTRPSPLTSVRVSAVLYQERENGELYQTSVDFHLDGISSEECPFFIFPLTYYHSIIPSSPLATLLQHENPPHFELVVFLSAMQEGTGEICQRRTSYLPSEIMLHHCFASLLTRGSKGEYQIKMENFDKTIPELPKPLVSKSPNRTDLDIHINGQSIDNFQISETGLTE; from the exons ATGGATGGCAGTAATTGCAAAGTTATTGCTCCTCTCCTAACTCAGAGATACCGGAGGATGGTCACCAAGGATGGCCATAGCACACTTCAAATGGATGGCGCTCAAAGAGGTCTTGCATATCTTCGAGACGCTTGGGGAATCCTAATGGACATGCGCTGGCGCTGGATGATGTtggttttttctgcttcttttgttATCCACTGGCTTGTCTTTGCAGTGCTCTGGTATGTTCTAGCTGAGATGAATGGTGATCTGGAACTAGATCATGATGCCCCACCTGAAAACCACACTATCTGTGTCAAGTACATCACCAGTTTCACAGCTGCATTCTCCTTCTCCCTGGAGACACAACTCACAATTGGTTACGGTACCATGTTCCCCAGTGGTGACTGTCCTAGTGCAATCGCCCTACTTGCCATACAAATGCTCCTAGGCCTCATGCTAGAGGCCTTCATCACAG GTGCCTTTGTGGCGAAGATCGCCCGGCCAAAAAATCGAGCTTTCTCAATTCGCTTTACTGACTTAGCAGTAGTAGCTCACGTAGATGGTAAACCTAATCTTATTTTCCAAGTGGCCAACACTCGACCTAGCCCTCTAACCAGTGTTCGGGTCTCAGCTGTACTCTATCAGGAAAGAGAAAACGGCGAACTCTACCAGACCAGTGTGGACTTCCACCTTGATGGCATCAGTTCTGAGGAATGTCCATTCTTTATCTTTCCACTAACCTACTATCACTCCATTATACCATCGAGTCCCCTGGCTACTCTGCTCCAGCATGAAAATCCTCCCCACTTTGAATTAGTTGTGTTCCTTTCAGCAATGCAGGAAGGCACTGGAGAAATATGCCAAAGGAGGACATCCTACCTACCCTCTGAGATCATGTTACATCACTGTTTTGCATCTCTGCTGACCCGAGGTTCCAAAGGTGAATATCAAATCAAGATGGAGAATTTTGATAAGACTATTCCTGAACTTCCAAAACCTCTGGTCTCCAAGAGCCCAAACAGGACTGACCTGGACATCCATATCAATGGACAAAGCATTGACAATTTTCAGATCTCTGAAACAGGACTGACAGAGTAA